CCGCCACCAAGGCGGGCGTGATCCAGCTGTCGCGCGTGCTCGCCGTGCAGTACGCGAAGCAGGGCATCCGCGTGAACACCGTGGTGCCGGGCCAGCTGCACACCCCGATGGTGGAGGCCCGGCTGGCGGGCCAGCGCGCGGGCGGCGACGTGCAGGCGCTGCTGCAGGAGCGCCAATCGCGCATCCCGCTGCCCTTCATGGGCGACGGGCGCGACACGGCCAACGCCGCGCTGTACCTGGCCAGCGACGAGGCGCGCTTCGTGACCGGCACCGAAATCATCGTGGACGGCGGCATGTCCGTGCGCTGCGACTGACGGCGGCCCCGCCCCATTCCCCAGAGCCTTTCGAACCCACAACCGGAGACATTCCCATGCGCACCTTTTCACGCACCCGCCGCGCCATCGCATTGGCGCTGACCGGCCTGGCCCTGGGCAGCGCCGCCATGGCACAGCCCAAGGTCGTACGCCTCATCGTGGCCTTCCCGCCCGGCGGCCCGGTGGACTTCGTGGCCCGCACGATCTCCGATGCCCTGGGCAAGGAGCTGGGCAGCAACGTGATCATCGAGAACAAGCCCGGGGCCAACGGCGCCATCGCGGCCGACTTCGTGTCCCGCTCCGCGCCCGATGCGCAGACCCTGTGGCTCACGAGCGTGGGCGCCGTGGCCATCAACCCGTCCCTCTACCCCAAGCTGTCCTACGACCCGCTGCGCGACCTCACCCCCGTCTCCCTGGTGGTCAACAACGTGGAGATCCTGGTGGTGAATGCCAAGGCCCCTTACAACACGGGCGCCGAATTCGTGGCGGCCGCGCGCACCGCGGGCCAGCCGCTCACCATGGCCTCCTCCGGCACGGGCAGCGTGCCGCACCTGGCCATGGAGCTGCTCAACGAGAGCGCGAAGATCAAGCTGTCGCACATCCCCTACAAGGGCGCCGCGCCCGCCATCACCGACGTCATCGCCGGGCACGTGAACGGCTTCTTCGGGGACATCCCCGGCCTCGTGGGGCACATCGCCGCGGGCAAGCTCAAGCCCATCGGCGTGGCCGCGCCCAAGCGCCACCCACGCTTTCCCGACGTGAAGACCTTTGCCGAAATGGGCTTCCCCGGCGTGGACTCCGACAACTGGTATGCCCTGTTCGCCGCCAAGGGCACCCCTGCCGCCGAGGCGGAGCGCGTGAGCAAGGCCGTGCACCGCGCGCTGGCCCACCCCGAGGTGAAGTCCAGGCTGGAAGCCTCCGGCGCGGAGGTGGCCGGCTCCTCGCCCGCGCAGTTGAGCCAGCTGCTGCAACAGGACATCACGAAATGGGGGCGCGTCGTGCGCGCCAACCAGATCACGCCCGACTGAACCGCCACCACACCACCATCGCCATGCGCATAGAACCCGTCACCCCGGGCACCCGCCCCGAACTGGCCGAGCAGGAGGCCCGGATCATGGCCGAGCGGGGCCGCATCTCGCCGCTGTACCAGGTACTTCTCAACAGCCCGCCCATCGCCCACGGCTGGGAGCAGATGCTGTCGGCCGTGCGCAACCGCAGCAGCCTGCCTGCCGGCCTGCGCGAACTCGTCATCCTGCGCGTGGCGGTGCTCAACGGCGCGCCCTACGAGTTCGACGCCCACGTGCCCCACGCCCTCAAGGGCGGCTGCTCGCAGCAGGCCATCGACGCCACGCGCGAACAGCCGCTGCCCGCCACGGACGCCTGGAGCACCCGGGAGCGCCTGGCCTTGGAGCTGACCGACGCCATGACGCGCGACATCGTGGTGCCGGACGCGCTGTTCGCGCGCATCCGGCAGCATTTCGACGCGCAGGGCCAGGTGGACTTGGTCGCCACCATCGGCGCCTACAACATGGTCTCGCGCTTTCTCACCGCCTTTCACATCGGACACGCATGAGTCACCACGCACCGAACGCCGCCACCGCCCCTACCGACTTCCTGCTGGCCCAGCTGGTCTGGCCCGCCGCGGCCGGCGGCCCCCGGGACGTGATGGCACGCGCCGGCGCGGCGATCTCCCGGCTGCCGCCCGGCGCGCCCGCGCTGCGGCTGGTGCGCGGCGCCCGCGCCGTGCAGCCCCCCACCATATACCTGTATTACGCGCTGGACCAGCGCGCCAGCCTGGCGCCGCAGGATGCATGGCCGCTGGAGCAGGCGCTGGCCGCGGCCTTCTCCGGCGAGGCGGTGCAGGTCGCCGTCTCCCGGCTGGAGAAGGTCTTCGAGCGCGCCGGGCACTCCAGCGGCCAGGCGTGCGCCGCGCATTACGTGGTGGAGATGGACCCGCAAGAGGGCTGGATGCCCGAGATTTCCGCGTGGTACGACCAGGAGCACATGCCGGGCCTGGCCGCGGTACCGGGCTGCGCGCACGCGCAGCGCATGCTCAACCACGACCATGGGCCGCTGTCGCTCGCCTGCTACGACCTGGTGACCGAGGCCGCGCTGAATTCGCCGCCCTGGCTCGCGGTGCGCGCCACGGCCTGGAGCGACATTGCACGCCCTCACTTCACCAACACGAAGCGCACCATGTTCCAGCGCCTGCCCGATGCCCCGCCGGATCGGGGACGGTGCATGCAGGCATGCGCGGCGGTTTTTAGCAAAATCGGCATGTAGCGCTTATCCAGCAAGCGCTTACAGCTATTTCTTTTGAAGCGTCCGCGCACGGTGCTTGCGCGCCCAGATCACGATGCCGGTGACCGAGAGCATGGCCACCACGAGCCCCATGAACGACATGAGGATGCGCCCCGCCAGCCCCAGGATGCGGCCCGAGTGCAGCGGCAGCTGCAGCTGCACGAACACGTCGGCGGCGGTGCCGTGCCAGGGGCGGTGCGTGCCGAGCACCTCGCCCGTCCCGGAGCTGACGTAGACGTTCGACAGGCCCATGCCCATCGCGCCCGACTCGTCGCTCGGATCGAAGAACGAGACGTTGTAGAACGGAAAGTCGCCGCCGTACCAGATGCCGCCCGGCGGGTGCGCGAAGCCCAGGCGCTCGCCCTCGCGGCGCGCGATGGCGATGGCCTCGGCGAAGCCGATGCGCGGCGCGATGAAGGTGCCCATGGGCGCGGGCTTGAGGGTTTCGTAGGGCCCCGGCGTGGTCGTCGAGATCTTGCTCATCACCGGGTAGAACACCTCGCGGTAGAGGTTCAGCGAGAACGAGGTGAACGACACCACGATGATGACGCCCCACACCCACAGTCCCCCGGCGCGGTGCAGGTCGAAGTTGAGCCTGTAGCCACCCGCGCGCCAGCGCACCGCCCACGAGGGGCGCCAGCGGCTGGCCCAGGTGCGCGCCGAGCGCCTGCCCTGGCGCGGCGGGAAGGTGAGGTACAGCGCCACGAAGCTGTCGACCAGCCACACCAGCGCCACGCCGCCCATGAGCCAGACGCCCCAGCGGTCCGTGCCCCGGAAGGCGGGCATGTGCAGGCTCTCGTGCAGGTGGCGCAGCCAGGGCATGAGGTTGCGGCGGCTGAGCGCGATGCTGCGCGAGGCACGGTGGCCGGTGATGCGGGCCGTGACGGGATCGACGTAGACGGTGTTGTAGTCCAGCGCGTACCTGGCGCCCGTGGCCGGATCGGTGCGCGGCCGCACGAGGAAGGAGGCCGCGTGGCCCTCCTCCAGCCCCAGCGTCATGTAGCTCACCTCCACGCGCGGGTCGTCGGCCTCCACGGCGGCGGCCAGCCGCAGCGGGTCCTGCAGCGGGCCGCGGCCGGGCGTGCGCATGATGTCCGCGTTGAGCCACTCGTCGATCTCGTGGTCCCACGAGATCACCGCGCCGGAGAGCCCGGCGACGATGAGGAACAGGGCCACGGCGAGCCCCGCCCAGCGGTGCACGACCGTCCAGAAGGCGCGCATCAGAAATCGACGCTGGCCATGAGCGAGAAGGTGCGCGGCGCGCCCTGCACGAGGTAGCCGTAGGTGGTGTAGCCACCCACCGAGGCCCAGTAGCCGCGGTTGACCACGTTGTCCACGCGCGCGTTGAGCGTGACGAGCCTGCCGCCCACGTCCAGCAGGTAGCGCGCGCCCAGGTCCAGCCGCGTCCAGCCCGGCGCGCGCAGGGTGTTGGCCGCGTTGGCGTACTGTGCGCCGGTGTAGAGCACGCGCGCGTTGAGCGCGAGGCCGCTCACACCCGGCACGTCCCATTCGGCGCCCAGGTTGGCCTGGCTGCGCGGCACGCCCACCACGCGGTTGCCGTCGAAGGCGCCGCCCGCCGTGGTCAGGTACTTGGCATCCAGCAGCGTCAGGCCGCCGAGCACGCGCAGGCCCTTGGCGGGCTCGCCGAACACGTTGAACTCCAGCCCCCGGTTGCGCTGCTTGCCGAACACGCCGTAGACGTTGCCCACCACGTAGGCGCTGGGCATGTCGGTCGTGAAGAAGGCGGCGCTGGCGCCGATGTGGCCGCCGTCGTACT
This region of Alicycliphilus denitrificans K601 genomic DNA includes:
- a CDS encoding Bug family tripartite tricarboxylate transporter substrate binding protein translates to MRTFSRTRRAIALALTGLALGSAAMAQPKVVRLIVAFPPGGPVDFVARTISDALGKELGSNVIIENKPGANGAIAADFVSRSAPDAQTLWLTSVGAVAINPSLYPKLSYDPLRDLTPVSLVVNNVEILVVNAKAPYNTGAEFVAAARTAGQPLTMASSGTGSVPHLAMELLNESAKIKLSHIPYKGAAPAITDVIAGHVNGFFGDIPGLVGHIAAGKLKPIGVAAPKRHPRFPDVKTFAEMGFPGVDSDNWYALFAAKGTPAAEAERVSKAVHRALAHPEVKSRLEASGAEVAGSSPAQLSQLLQQDITKWGRVVRANQITPD
- a CDS encoding carboxymuconolactone decarboxylase family protein yields the protein MRIEPVTPGTRPELAEQEARIMAERGRISPLYQVLLNSPPIAHGWEQMLSAVRNRSSLPAGLRELVILRVAVLNGAPYEFDAHVPHALKGGCSQQAIDATREQPLPATDAWSTRERLALELTDAMTRDIVVPDALFARIRQHFDAQGQVDLVATIGAYNMVSRFLTAFHIGHA
- a CDS encoding PepSY-associated TM helix domain-containing protein; translation: MRAFWTVVHRWAGLAVALFLIVAGLSGAVISWDHEIDEWLNADIMRTPGRGPLQDPLRLAAAVEADDPRVEVSYMTLGLEEGHAASFLVRPRTDPATGARYALDYNTVYVDPVTARITGHRASRSIALSRRNLMPWLRHLHESLHMPAFRGTDRWGVWLMGGVALVWLVDSFVALYLTFPPRQGRRSARTWASRWRPSWAVRWRAGGYRLNFDLHRAGGLWVWGVIIVVSFTSFSLNLYREVFYPVMSKISTTTPGPYETLKPAPMGTFIAPRIGFAEAIAIARREGERLGFAHPPGGIWYGGDFPFYNVSFFDPSDESGAMGMGLSNVYVSSGTGEVLGTHRPWHGTAADVFVQLQLPLHSGRILGLAGRILMSFMGLVVAMLSVTGIVIWARKHRARTLQKK